Proteins co-encoded in one Streptomyces sp. NBC_01571 genomic window:
- a CDS encoding calcium-binding protein, producing the protein MAAVNDYDWQLTYKAAAGQTNKVTIAESYTIGHEAITYVIDDIVPIDAGHGCSHPVATDRTKVSCTVAALESQDPYAALEMSLGDGNDTVTSHNSTGQVYYFNRIDLGAGNDRLTDTTGLDGNEVVGGTGDDTITVGKLASVFAGDGNDTVNADGGDNIVSGGNGNDVLRGGAADQILNGDDGNDTIYGGTGDDSLYGGKGNDILYGNSGDDELYGNSGDDELYGGPGADTLSGGPGRNIVHQD; encoded by the coding sequence ATGGCCGCTGTCAACGACTACGACTGGCAGCTCACCTACAAGGCCGCCGCCGGCCAGACCAACAAGGTGACCATCGCCGAGTCGTACACCATCGGGCACGAGGCCATCACCTATGTGATCGACGACATCGTGCCGATCGACGCGGGGCACGGCTGCTCCCACCCGGTCGCTACGGACCGCACCAAGGTCTCCTGCACGGTCGCCGCGCTGGAGAGCCAGGACCCGTACGCCGCCCTGGAGATGAGCCTCGGCGACGGCAACGACACCGTCACCTCCCACAACTCCACAGGCCAGGTCTACTACTTCAACCGGATCGACCTCGGCGCGGGCAACGACAGGCTGACCGACACCACCGGACTCGACGGCAACGAGGTCGTCGGCGGGACCGGCGACGACACCATCACGGTCGGCAAGCTCGCGTCCGTCTTCGCCGGTGACGGCAACGACACGGTCAACGCCGACGGCGGGGACAACATCGTGAGCGGCGGCAACGGCAACGACGTGCTCCGGGGCGGCGCCGCCGACCAGATCCTCAACGGTGACGACGGCAACGACACGATCTACGGCGGTACCGGCGACGACTCGCTGTACGGCGGAAAGGGCAACGACATCCTGTACGGGAACAGCGGCGACGACGAACTGTACGGGAACAGCGGCGACGACGAACTGTACGGCGGTCCCGGCGCGGACACGCTTTCCGGCGGCCCGGGCAGGAATATCGTCCATCAGGACTGA
- a CDS encoding SDR family NAD(P)-dependent oxidoreductase, protein MPKVWFVTGSSRGLGRAIVETALEAGDQVVATARESARLDDLVARHGDRILPLTLDVTSDDDVRSAVREGLEAFGRYDVVVNNAGYGDIASVEDVTLDAFRAQIDTNFYGVVQVTKAVLPALRLQGFGHIFQVSSVGGRVGSAGLSAYQSAKWAVGGFSTVLAQEVAPLGIKVTVLEPGGMRTDWAGSSMTIPPVSEPYQQTVGTFADMIRGSSTSNSAESDPVKVAHVVHDLAGRQDAPVRIVLGAQAYEIAQAASRAITESDEKWREVSESVSD, encoded by the coding sequence ATGCCCAAGGTCTGGTTCGTCACCGGAAGCTCCCGCGGTCTGGGCCGCGCCATCGTCGAGACGGCTCTGGAAGCCGGCGACCAGGTGGTGGCCACCGCTCGCGAGTCCGCCCGGCTCGACGACCTCGTGGCCCGCCACGGCGATCGGATCCTTCCGCTGACCCTCGACGTCACCAGCGACGACGACGTCCGGAGCGCCGTTCGGGAGGGCCTCGAAGCCTTCGGCCGCTACGACGTCGTCGTCAACAACGCCGGCTACGGCGACATCGCCTCCGTCGAGGACGTCACCCTGGACGCCTTCCGCGCCCAGATCGACACGAACTTCTACGGCGTCGTGCAGGTCACCAAGGCCGTGCTGCCCGCCCTTCGCTTGCAGGGCTTCGGGCACATCTTCCAGGTCTCCTCCGTGGGCGGCCGGGTCGGCTCGGCGGGGCTGAGCGCCTACCAGAGCGCGAAATGGGCGGTCGGCGGCTTCTCCACCGTCCTCGCCCAGGAAGTAGCCCCGCTCGGCATCAAGGTCACCGTGCTGGAGCCCGGCGGCATGCGCACCGACTGGGCCGGATCGTCCATGACCATCCCGCCGGTCAGCGAGCCCTATCAGCAGACGGTGGGCACCTTCGCCGACATGATCAGGGGCAGCTCGACGTCCAACTCGGCGGAGTCCGACCCCGTCAAGGTCGCCCACGTGGTACACGACCTCGCCGGACGGCAGGACGCCCCCGTCCGGATCGTGCTCGGCGCCCAGGCCTACGAGATCGCCCAGGCCGCCTCCCGGGCCATCACCGAGTCCGACGAGAAGTGGCGCGAGGTGTCCGAGTCCGTCTCCGACTGA
- a CDS encoding cytosine permease — protein MSTSSQPRVSGLEIRSIDYVPLDERHGKLWHLGPLWFMSNAQIATLAVGLISITGGGNLLWSLIAIAAGTILGTFFMAFHSAQGPQLGLPQMIQSRPQFGYVGALLVWLFAYVQYAGFNVFNTILAGEALHSTLHGGVKPWVVVVTLIAFVIALVGYDVIHRAERVLTYAFLVIFGVFTVGILVTLHYPAGSFDLGGFKWTPFLAQFGVVAGYQISWAIYVSDYSRYLPPDVTVRKTFYWTYFGSALGGIWLMTLGALLAGWAGKDFETIRSINAAGDKVFSGFGAIVLLFAALGLVSVTALNMYGGSLTLISAIDSFRRVRPTIAVRLVTLGLTAALSVVGALAATAHFLENFNDFLLLVLYLFIPWTSVNLMDYYVVRRGHYAVAEIFNPRGIYGRWGWHGIVAYLVGFAVMVPFFSVGTLYVGPAAHALGGADISLFIGLPVAAVLYWLFTRSIDVEAETRIAEEELTALESAAHDHREP, from the coding sequence GTGTCGACGTCCTCGCAGCCACGGGTATCGGGTCTGGAAATCCGTTCCATCGACTACGTCCCCCTGGACGAGCGGCATGGAAAGCTGTGGCACCTGGGGCCCCTGTGGTTCATGTCCAACGCGCAGATCGCCACACTGGCGGTGGGCCTCATCAGCATCACCGGGGGCGGGAACCTCCTCTGGTCGCTGATCGCGATCGCCGCGGGCACCATTCTCGGAACGTTCTTCATGGCGTTCCACTCCGCGCAGGGCCCACAACTGGGACTGCCGCAGATGATCCAGTCCCGGCCGCAGTTCGGCTACGTCGGAGCCCTGTTGGTGTGGCTGTTCGCCTACGTGCAGTACGCCGGATTCAACGTCTTCAACACGATCCTGGCCGGCGAGGCCCTGCACAGCACGCTGCACGGCGGAGTCAAGCCGTGGGTCGTCGTCGTCACGCTCATCGCGTTCGTCATCGCCCTGGTGGGCTACGACGTCATCCACCGTGCCGAGCGGGTCCTCACCTACGCCTTCCTCGTCATCTTCGGGGTCTTCACGGTCGGCATCCTGGTCACCCTGCACTATCCCGCCGGCTCCTTCGACCTCGGCGGCTTCAAGTGGACGCCGTTCCTCGCGCAGTTCGGCGTGGTCGCCGGCTACCAGATCAGCTGGGCCATCTACGTCTCGGACTACTCCCGCTACCTCCCGCCCGACGTGACCGTCCGCAAGACGTTCTACTGGACCTACTTCGGGTCGGCGCTCGGCGGTATCTGGCTGATGACCCTCGGCGCACTGCTCGCCGGGTGGGCGGGCAAGGACTTCGAGACGATCCGCTCCATCAACGCGGCGGGTGACAAGGTCTTCAGCGGGTTCGGCGCGATCGTGCTGCTGTTCGCCGCCCTCGGCCTGGTCTCGGTGACCGCGCTGAACATGTACGGCGGCTCCCTCACCCTCATCAGCGCGATCGACTCGTTCAGGAGAGTGCGGCCGACCATCGCCGTACGGCTCGTGACACTCGGACTCACCGCCGCGCTCTCCGTGGTGGGTGCGCTGGCCGCGACCGCCCACTTCCTGGAGAACTTCAACGACTTCCTGCTGCTGGTGCTCTACCTGTTCATCCCGTGGACCTCCGTGAACCTCATGGACTACTACGTGGTGCGCCGCGGCCACTACGCGGTCGCCGAGATCTTCAACCCCCGTGGAATCTACGGTCGTTGGGGCTGGCACGGCATCGTCGCCTACCTCGTAGGCTTCGCCGTCATGGTGCCGTTCTTCTCCGTCGGCACGCTCTACGTCGGACCCGCCGCGCATGCGCTCGGCGGCGCGGACATCTCCTTGTTCATCGGGCTGCCCGTCGCCGCGGTGCTCTACTGGCTGTTCACCCGCTCGATCGACGTCGAGGCCGAGACACGCATCGCCGAAGAAGAGCTCACGGCTTTGGAATCGGCCGCCCACGACCACCGGGAGCCATGA
- a CDS encoding TetR/AcrR family transcriptional regulator, producing the protein MTTFQRARSEEQREIRRQAILDTAAAMLDEMPVGEVSLNELSRRVGLAKSNVLRYFESREAILLELLDTAWTRLMGELPDLLAAGVGPEHAVRQRGDAFAAVFTRSLAERRVLCDLLSAQAGVLEHNVSAAVAARYKRAAIGNVDALAGLARQYLPELGDGARPFSAQAFMMVGAVWTHARPSPGMLAAYEADPSLAALRMDFASTLQEMVATLIAGTLTRTAS; encoded by the coding sequence ATGACGACTTTCCAGCGTGCGCGCAGCGAGGAGCAGCGTGAGATCCGCCGACAGGCGATCCTCGACACCGCGGCCGCGATGCTCGACGAGATGCCGGTCGGCGAGGTCAGCCTCAATGAGCTGAGCCGACGCGTCGGGCTGGCCAAGTCGAACGTGCTGCGGTACTTCGAGTCCCGCGAGGCGATCCTGCTCGAACTGCTGGACACCGCCTGGACGCGGTTGATGGGCGAACTGCCCGACCTGCTCGCCGCCGGCGTCGGTCCGGAGCATGCGGTACGGCAGCGGGGTGACGCGTTCGCGGCGGTGTTCACCCGCTCGCTCGCGGAGCGCCGGGTGCTGTGCGATCTGCTCAGCGCGCAGGCCGGCGTCCTGGAACACAACGTGTCCGCGGCGGTCGCCGCCCGGTACAAGAGGGCGGCCATCGGCAACGTCGACGCACTGGCCGGCCTCGCACGTCAGTACCTGCCCGAACTGGGCGACGGAGCAAGGCCGTTCAGTGCACAGGCCTTCATGATGGTCGGCGCCGTCTGGACCCACGCCCGGCCTTCCCCGGGGATGCTCGCCGCCTACGAAGCGGACCCGTCGCTCGCGGCACTGCGCATGGACTTCGCCTCCACCCTGCAGGAGATGGTGGCGACCCTCATCGCCGGCACCCTCACCCGTACGGCTTCCTGA
- a CDS encoding NAD(P)H-binding protein — MRVAVFGASGMVGQGVLHACLQDGRVDEVVLVVRTPLEVEHPKVREVVHTDFTDFGAVQAELEGLDACFFCLGVSSAGRDEGEYTRITYGFTLAAARAVSVNNPGLTFTYVSGEGTDSTESGRSMWARVKGRTENALLAMPFHTYLFRPGYIQPRNGAVSRTSGYRLMYRLTSWLYPVLRRLAPKYVTTTEHLGRAMIAVVALKGDGPSVLHSPEINRLGAE; from the coding sequence ATGCGCGTGGCCGTTTTCGGAGCCTCCGGAATGGTGGGGCAGGGCGTGCTGCACGCCTGCCTCCAGGACGGAAGGGTCGACGAGGTCGTGCTCGTCGTGCGTACGCCACTGGAGGTGGAGCATCCGAAGGTACGGGAGGTCGTGCACACGGACTTCACCGACTTCGGCGCGGTCCAGGCCGAGTTGGAGGGCCTGGACGCCTGCTTCTTCTGCCTGGGCGTCTCCTCGGCAGGCCGGGACGAGGGGGAGTACACCCGGATCACGTACGGCTTCACGCTGGCCGCCGCCCGCGCCGTGAGCGTGAACAACCCCGGCCTGACCTTCACTTACGTGTCGGGGGAGGGGACGGACAGTACGGAGTCGGGGCGTTCGATGTGGGCGCGGGTCAAGGGCCGTACGGAGAACGCGTTGTTGGCCATGCCGTTCCACACCTACCTGTTCCGACCCGGCTACATCCAGCCGCGCAACGGAGCCGTCTCCAGGACGTCGGGCTACCGTCTGATGTACCGGCTCACGTCGTGGCTGTACCCCGTTCTCCGCAGGCTGGCCCCCAAGTACGTGACGACGACCGAGCACCTGGGCCGTGCGATGATCGCCGTCGTCGCACTCAAGGGCGACGGCCCGTCGGTGCTGCACAGCCCGGAGATCAACCGGCTCGGAGCCGAGTGA
- a CDS encoding cupin domain-containing protein: MAYLAQPDQQQKLEWLDGGEFAVLLDSAATGGQLTVGRFSVGKGEAPPYHLHTREDEVFMLVKGSALLWCDDEEMELSEGGIVFLPRNVPHGYRITSDTADLLMICTPGGIEGMFRHVGRDLTTPRPEGFEISEARMAEAADTYGQVIVGPPR; this comes from the coding sequence ATGGCCTACCTCGCACAGCCCGATCAGCAGCAGAAGCTCGAATGGCTCGACGGCGGGGAGTTCGCCGTACTCCTGGACAGCGCGGCCACCGGCGGGCAGTTGACCGTCGGACGGTTCTCCGTCGGCAAGGGCGAAGCCCCTCCGTACCACCTGCACACGCGCGAGGACGAGGTCTTCATGCTGGTCAAGGGCAGCGCTCTGCTGTGGTGCGACGACGAGGAGATGGAACTGTCGGAGGGCGGCATCGTCTTCCTGCCCCGCAACGTCCCGCACGGGTACCGGATCACGTCGGACACCGCCGACCTGCTGATGATCTGCACCCCCGGCGGCATCGAGGGCATGTTCCGGCACGTGGGACGGGACCTGACGACCCCTCGCCCCGAGGGCTTCGAGATCTCCGAGGCCCGTATGGCGGAGGCCGCCGACACGTACGGTCAGGTCATCGTCGGTCCGCCGCGCTGA